The window CTACGATGGCGCGGTCAACAACAACGACCCCGGCACCGCGGAGGCGACCGGACAGGTCTGGTCGCACCACGGTTCCGAGCTGAAGCAGGCGTCCGACCACCTGTACAACGCGATTGCCGAGCTGGGCAACGCCTGGGTCGGCCGGGGTGCCGCGGGCGCGCAGGGCGCGCTGGTGGCCATCGCCAACTCGGGTTCGCAGGCGTCCGAGGCCGCGCACACGATGTCGGACCGGCTCGCGCGGCAGGCCGCGGCGGCCGCCGAGGTCAAGAAGATGCCGGCCCCGAAGGACTTCGACCCCAAGCAGGCCATGGCGGCCGCGCTGGCCGGCGGCCCGGCGGCGCTGATCGCCGACCAGAAGGCCCAGGCGGACGCGGCCAACGACGTCAAGGCGCAGCAGGTCGCGTTCTTCAACGCCTACACCAAGTCGATGAGCGAGGTCGACAGCTCGACCCCGAGCTTCGGCCCGGAGTCGCTCGGCATGAAGCCGACGGGTTCGCACAACTCCGTGTCGTTCGGCGGGATCAGCAGCGTCGGCAGCGCGGGCCCGGTGCAGGGCCTGTCCGGCGCGGGCGGCGCGGTGTTCGCTTCGAGCACCTCGGGCTTCGGCGGTCACGGCGGCGCGTTCGACGCGCAGCACGCGGTGGTCGGCCCGAACGGCGGCCACAGCGGCGGCGTCGGGGGCTTCGGCCAGGACGCGGCGCTGGGCAGCGACGGCGCCGGCGGCTCCGTCGCGGGTGCGGGTACCGGAACGAGCACCGGCGCGGGGCACGTCGCCACGGGTGCCGGGCAGCCCGGCGGCAGCAACCCGCTCGGCAAGATCGGCATGGGCCTCGGCCTCGGCGGTGCCGCCGGCGGCCTCGGCGCGCTGGCTTCCCGCGCGCTGGGCAAGGGCAACCGGTCCGGCGCGAAGGCCGAGAACAGCACGTCGCTGGCCTCGGCCGACGGCCAGGGGCAGAGCGCCGCGTCGGCCCAGGCGCCGCAGCAGGGCGTCGTTTCGTCGGCAGGCACCATCGGCGGGCAGACCCCGCCGCCGATGAACCCGGGCGGCATGGGCGGCATGGGCGGCATGGCCCCGCACGGCGCCCAGGGCGAGCAGGACGAGGAGCACACGCACGCGTCCTTCCTCATCGAGGCGGACCCGGACGAGGCCTTCGGCGCGAACCAGGCGACTCCGCCGCCGGTCATCGGCGCGTGGTCCGAGGACGACGAAGACCGCTGATCCTTTCGGGCCGGGCACGCTCACGGTGTGCCCGGCCCGGTTTCTCTTGGGGGTGGCTCGATGCCGAACGCTGAGCTGCTCACCCCGGTCGAGGTGGACTTCCTGTGGGAGTCCGCCGGGCTGGGCGAGCTGCCGTACCCGCTGCGCATCCGCTCGCACGGCGAGACCGCGGACGAGCGGTCGTTGCTGCGTCAGCGCACGTTGGAAGGGCTGGCCGCGCGCGGGCTGGCCGACGGCCGCGGCCGGCCGGAACCGCACGTCGAGGACTACTTCGGCGTGCTGGCGCAGGCCGAGCTGAGCCTGGACGCGGTCCAGCTGATCGCCCCGGACGCCGAGCCGCTGCTGGCGATCGCCGGCGTGCTGGGCGGCCAGGGGCTGCTGGCGGTGCAGGACACGCGGGGGCTCCACTTGCAACCGTGCCCGGTGGACGGGCTGGCGAGCGCGATCGTCTCGCTGCTCCCCGGCGCTCCGCGCGGCTCGGAGAAGTCGGTGACGGTCCCGCTGGAGCAGCTGGTCGGCGCCCACGGCGCCGACTTCCTTTCGCGCCGCGGCAACGGCGACGAGCGTGCTTCGGCCGACGATGACCGCAAGGCGCTGGCGAAGCTGCAGGCCCAGCCGCGGCTGCGCGGCGGCCAGATCGCGGCGAACGCGCGTTCGCGCATGGGCGGCCGCACCCGGACACCGGTGCTGAGCTGGTTCGACACGGAAACGGGCCGCTACTTCACCCAGGCGACCCGCGGCCGCGACGGCCGCGACTGGATCACGATCGCCCCGGCCGACGCGGCGACGCTGCGGCACCGGCTCGGCGAGATGCTCGCGGGGGCGTCGACGACCAGCCCGGTCTGACGCCTTCGCCTACCGCGGCGCGCGGTCTCCGCGCCCTCTGCCAGGATCGGGCTCCGGCTTCTCCGAGCGTGCGCGGCCGATGATCACTTTTTGTCGGTGGTGCGGGCTACGCTGAGCAAGAGTCCGATCCGGGAGAGTAGTGATGCAAGAGTTCTTCTCGCCGCTGGCGTTCGACTTCCTCTGGGAGTCGGCGCAGGCCGGGGAGCTGCCGTACCCGCTGGTGGTCCGGTCGCACGGCGCGACCGAAGACGAGCGCGTCTCGCTGCGCCACCGCGTCGACGCCGAGCTGAAGGCGCGCGGCATCCGCGAACCCCGCGGCAGGCTCGCGCCGCCGATCGAGGACGCGCTGCAGCTGCTGGCCTTCGCGCCGCTGACGATCGACGCCCTGCACATCCCGCAGTTCGAGGCGCCCACCGTCGGCGTCCTCGCGGCGGCCGACGCCACCAAGGGCGTCCTCGCGATCCAGGACGCCGACGGCATCTGGCTGCGGGACCTCCCCCCGGACGGCCTGGTCTCCGCTGTCGTCGGAGTGCTCCCGGCCGGGCCGCGCGGGAGCGAGGCGTCGGTCACACTTCCGCTGGACGACGCCCTGCGCACCGCTCCGATCCGGGTGCCGGTGTCCCTGCCGGCCAACCCG of the Amycolatopsis sp. NBC_01488 genome contains:
- a CDS encoding ESX secretion-associated protein EspG, whose product is MPNAELLTPVEVDFLWESAGLGELPYPLRIRSHGETADERSLLRQRTLEGLAARGLADGRGRPEPHVEDYFGVLAQAELSLDAVQLIAPDAEPLLAIAGVLGGQGLLAVQDTRGLHLQPCPVDGLASAIVSLLPGAPRGSEKSVTVPLEQLVGAHGADFLSRRGNGDERASADDDRKALAKLQAQPRLRGGQIAANARSRMGGRTRTPVLSWFDTETGRYFTQATRGRDGRDWITIAPADAATLRHRLGEMLAGASTTSPV
- a CDS encoding ESX secretion-associated protein EspG, with protein sequence MMQEFFSPLAFDFLWESAQAGELPYPLVVRSHGATEDERVSLRHRVDAELKARGIREPRGRLAPPIEDALQLLAFAPLTIDALHIPQFEAPTVGVLAAADATKGVLAIQDADGIWLRDLPPDGLVSAVVGVLPAGPRGSEASVTLPLDDALRTAPIRVPVSLPANPGGDRGKARRTPLSERVTADPREAYGRISGQPRQRGGQLAANSRSPVGAKQRSRVLAWFDTATGRYLSLSRAGTDGREWVTVAPADAATLRTRLGEMVSSVSDGTR